A region of the Pseudomonas sp. A34-9 genome:
GCACACCCACGCCGCCGGCAAAGGCGTGAACGTCGCGCAGGTGTTGGCGGACCTCGGCCATCAACTGACGGTCAGTGGTTTTCTCGGTGAAGACAATCTGCAAGCGTTCGAAACCCTGTTCGCCAAGCGTGGTTTTGTCGACGCGTTTATCCGCGTGCCGGGTGAGACACGCAGCAACATCAAGGTCGCCGAACAGGATGGCCGCATCACCGATATCAACGGCCCGGGGCCGGTGGTCGACGCCGCCGCGCAGCAGGCGTTGCTCGAGCGTCTGCTGCAGATTGCGCCAGGTCACGACGCCGTGGTGGTCGCCGGCAGTTTGCCCCGTGGCGTGACCGCGCAGTGGTTGCGTGAATTGATCGAACGGCTCAATCAGCTCGGTCTGAAAGTCGCCCTCGACAGCAGCGGCGAAGCGTTGCGCGCGGCGTTGCAGGCCAGTCCGTGGCTGATCAAACCGAACACCGAAGAACTTGCCGATGCACTCGGTTGCGATGTGGTTTCACACGCAGCGCAAGCGCAAGCGGCGGCGCGCTTGCATGCTCAAGGCATCGAGCACGTGGTGATTTCCCACGGCGCTGACGGCGTGAACTGGTTCAGCGTCGGTTCGGCGCTGCACGCCACGCCACCGAAGGTCAGCGTCGCCAGCACGGTCGGTGCCGGTGATTCGTTGCTGGCCGGCATGCTCCACGGTTTGCTCAGCGCCGACACGCCTGAACAAACCCTGCGCACGGCCACCGCGATTGCGGCGATGGCGGTGACCCAGATCGGTTTTGGCATCAACGACGCCGCGCAACTGGCGCAGCTCGAACAGGGTGTGCGCGTGCGCCCCCTGACAGAACAATAAGAGGGTTTGTCATGAAATTAGCCATTGTTACGGCTTGCCCGAACGGCATGGTCACCAGTGTGCTGTGCGCGCGACTGCTCGATGCGGCGGCGCAGCGTCAGGGCTGGAGCACCAGCGTTGAAGTGGTCGATGCGGCGCACCCGGAACGTGAATTGTCGGCGGCGACCATTGAGGCGGCCGAGTGGGTTTTGCTAGTCGCCACAGGCGCGGTCGACATGACGCGTTTTGTCGGTAAACGGGTTTTCCAGATTGCCCCGGCGCAGGCGCTGCAGGATGTTGAAGCGGTGCTGCGTCGTGGTGCTGAAGAGGCAGAGGTTTACCTCGCCAGTGAGGTTCAACCGGCGACGGAGGCGCCGCGTGCACCACGCCTCGTCGCCATCACCGCGTGCCCGACCGGTGTCGCGCACACCTTCATGGCCGCCGAAGCCCTGCAGCAGACGGCCAAGCGTCTGGGTTACGACCTTCAGGTCGAAACCCAAGGCTCGGTGGGCGCGAAAACCCCGTTGAGCGCAGCGGCGATTGCCGACGCTGACGTGGTGTTGCTGGCCGCGGACATCGAAGTCACCACCGAGCGTTTCGCCGGCAAGAAAATCTATCGTTGCGGCACCGGGATTGCGTTGAAGCAGTCCGAAGCCACGCTGAAAAAAGCCTTGGCCGAAGCGGTTGTGGAAAACGCTGCGGGCGACGGCAAGGCCCCGGCCAAGCAGGAGAAAACCGGCGTCTACAAACACCTGCTGACCGGTGTGTCGTTCATGCTGCCGATGGTGGTGGCGGGCGGTTTGATGATCGCGCTGTCGTTTGTGTTCGGCATCACCGCGTTCAAGGAAGAAGGCACGCTGGCCGCTGCGCTGATGCAGATCGGCGGCGAGACCGCGTTCAAATTGATGGTGCCGCTGCTGGCCGGTTACATCGCCTATTCGATCGCCGACCGTCCGGGCCTGGCGCCGGGGATGATAGGTGGATTGCTGGCGAGCACCTTGGGTGCCGGGTTCATCGGCGGCATCGTCGCCGGGTTTATCGCCGGTTACGCGGCGAAGGCAATCAGCCGTTATGTTGTCTTGCCGCAAAGTCTTGAGGCGCTGAAACCGATTCTGATCATCCCGTTGTTCGCCAGTTTGTTTACCGGCCTGGTGATGATTTACGTGGTCGGCAAACCGGTCGCGGGCATGCTCGGGGCGCTCACGCATTTCCTCGACAGCATGGGCACCACCAACGCGATTCTGCTCGGTGTGCTGCTCGGCGGCATGATGTGCGTCGACCTCGGCGGGCCGATCAACAAAGCCGCGTATGCGTTCTCGGTGGGGCTGCTGGCGTCGCAGAGTTATGCGCCGATGGCGGCGACCATGGCGGCGGGCATGGTGCCGCCGATTGGCCTGGGTATCGCTACGTTTATTGCACGACGCAAGTTCGCCCAGACCGAGCGAGAGGCCGGTAAAGCGGCGCTGGTGCTGGGGCTGTGCTTTATCTCCGAAGGCGCGATTCCGTTTGCCGCGAAAGACCCGTTGCGGGTGATTCCGGCGAGCATTGCCGGTGGTGCGTTGACCGGTGCGTTGTCGATGTACTTCGGCTGCAAACTGATGGCGCCGCATGGTGGCTTGTTCGTGTTGGCGATTCCGAATGCGATCAACCATGCGTTGTTGTATTTGCTGGCGATTGTGGCGGGGAGTTTGTTGACCGCTGTGGTCTATGCAACGGTCAAACGCCCAGAGGCCGTCGAGCTGGCGCTGGAACCGGCCAAGGCCTGACTGACAACACAAATCCCCTGTGGGAGCGAGCCTGCTCGCGAATGCAATCTGCCAGCGACATGTATGTTGACTGGCACACCGCTTTCGCGAGCAGGCTCGCTCCCACAATGGTTGGTGGTGTCATGGCGAGTTCATGTAGGCGTGCTTAAGTTTTCCTTTTTTCAGGGAGAACAGCATGAGCGATTTCAACCCCGGTCGCCGGCGTGTCGTGCAAGGTATCGGTGCCGGTCTGCTGATGCCGGGGCTGGCGCCGGCGGTGATTGCGTCGGTCAAGGATCGGCCACAACTGACCGACGGCGTGCAGTCCGGCGACCTGCAAGGCGACCGCGCGATGATCTGGAGCCGTAGCGATCGCCCGGCGCATATGGTGGTCGAGTGGGACACCCGCAGCCAGTTTCGCCATCCGCGTCGGCTGGTCTCGGCGCTGGCCGATGCGCGAACAGACTTCACCGCCCGCGTCGAACTCACCGGACTGCCCGCCGATCAGGCGATTTTCTACCGCGTATATTTCAAAGACGCCCGCACCGGCGTCGCCAGCGAACCGTGGCTGGGCCACCTGCGAAGCGCTCCGACGGCGCGGCGCAATATTCGTTTCGTCTGGAGCGGCGACACCGTCGGCCAGGGTTTCGGCATCAACCCGGACATCGGCGGCATGCGCATCTACGAAGCCATGCGTCTGCGCCTTCCGGACTTCTTTATCCACAGCGGCGACACCATCTACGCTGACGGCCCGGTGCCCGCGCAGCTCACCACCGAAGGTGGGCGCATCTGGCGCAACCTCACCACCGAAGCCAAGAGCAAAGTCGCGCAGACCCTCGACGACTATCGCGGCAACTACCGCTACAACCTGATGGACGAAAACATCCGCCGCTTCAACGCCGAAGTGCCGCAGATCTGGCAGTGGGACGACCATGAAGTGGTCAACAACTGGTCGCCGGGCAAGCAACTCGACGAGCGTTATCAGGAGAAAGATATCCACACCCTGGTCGGCCGTGCACGCAAGGCCTGGCTGGAATATTCACCGATGCGTTTGCAGGCTGCCGACGGTGGCGGACGGATTTATCGCAAGTTGAGTTACGGGCCGATGCTCGATGTGTTCGTGCTCGACATGCGCAGTTATCGCGGCGCCAATGACGACAACCTCGGCGCGGCGAAAGCCTTTCTGGGGCGTGAGCAACTGGACTGGCTCAAGCGCGGCTTGAAGAAATCCAAAGCCCAATGGAAAGTCATTGCCGCCGATATGCCGATCGGTCTTGGCGTGCCGGATGGCGAGGTCAGCCCGGGTGTCCCGCGTTGGGAAGCGGTGGCCAATGGTGATCCGGGACCGGCGCAGGGGCGCGAGCTGGAAGTCGCTGAACTGCTCGGCTACCTGCGCGCGCAACAGGTGCGCAATTTCGTCTTTCTGACCGCCGATGTGCATTACTGCGCGGCGCATCACTATCACCCGGATCGCGCGGCGTTTCAGGATTTCGAACCGTTCTGGGAGTTTGTCGCCGGGCCGTTGAACGCCGGGAGTTTCGGGCCTAATCCACTGGATAAGACTTTTGGCCCGGAGGTGGTGTTCGAGAAGGCGCCAGCGGTGCAGAACAGTTCACCGTTTGCCGGGTTCCAGTTTTTTGGCGAGGTGAATATTGAAGGGCAGAGCGGGGAGATGAGTGTGGTGTTGCGGGATTTGAATGGGGTGGCGGTGTTCGAGAAAAAACTGCAACCAGTCTGAAGATCAAGAGCGACCCTCATCGGAACGCCGCCCGCCCAGCCCTCTCCCGGAGGGAGAGGGGGCTGACCGAGTTTTCTTGCGTCATACATCGACCTGAAAGACCGAGTCGATTATGAGATCAGCACAAAGCGTTGTTGCCGATTATGGATTCGGTGAAAGACGTTCAGGTCGGTGTATAGCGTGAATCTCTCGCGGTCAGTCCCCTCTCCCTCCGGGAGAGGGTTAGGGTGAGGGGCTTTTAATAAACATCACGCCGATAGCGGCCTTGCTCAATCAACCGCTCGACTTCAGCGCTGCCGAGGATGTCGTTGAGCACCTGATCCACACCCGAGGCCATGCCTTGCAGGCTGCCGCAGATGTAAATCACCGCACCGTCTGCCAGCCATTTTTTCAGTTCATCGGCCGACTCACGCAAGCGATCCTGCACATAAACCTTCTCTGCCTGATCCCGCGAAAACGCCAGATCCAGCCGTTCCAGATCCCCATTGATCAACCATTCTTCCAGCTCCGCACGGCAGAGGAAGTCGTGCTCGCGATTGCGCTCGCCAAACAGCAACCACTGGCGCTGTTGGCCATCGGCAATCCGCGCCTTGAGCAAGCTGCGCAAGCCAGCGAGACCGGTGCCGTTGCCGATCAGAATCATCGGCAGCGGTGCGTTTGGCAGATGGAAACCACTGTTGCGCCGCACCCGCAAGCTGATGCTGCCGCCCACTGGCGCATGCTCAGTCAGCCAGCCGGAACCGATGCCCAGGCTGCCGTCCGAGTGCTGCTCCTGACGCACGATCAACTCCAGCACGCCGTCGGCGGCAATCGAGGCGATCGAGTATTCGCGCATGGCCAGCGGCACCATCGCATCGACCAGCGATTGCGCATGCAAACCGACCAGATGCGCGCGGTGCTCGGGCAACTGACGCGAAGCCAGTGCCACTTCCAGCGGTTCATCAAGGCCGTTGATTTTCACCGTGGTCTCGCCGCGAATGCCGAGACCGTCGAGGAAGTGCTCGATGACCCACGGGCAGTTGCGCGGCAGCACTTCGACCAAGTCGCCGGCCAGCCAACTGCTGGTGTTCGGAGCGCTCAGCCCCAGCAGATAAACCGGCGAACCGCTGCTGTCCGGGTTCATCAACTCGCGGCGCAGCAGCGTCCAGTTATCGTAGCTCGGCGCTTGCCAGGTATCGACGGGGGCTTGCCCGGTGAGCAGTCCCAGTTGAGTCTGCCAATGGCGCAGCGCGTACGGATCGCCACTGTCGACTTCCACCGGCGCGAAAAGGGTCTTGCCGCCGTGTTCGCTCAACCATTGATGCAGGCGTTTGGCGAAACCACAGAAGTGCTGATATTGACGATCACCCAGGCCGAGCACCGAGTAATTCAGGCTGTCGAGGGTTGCCGCTTTGGACAGCACTTTGCGTTCGAACCCACGCGCGCTGTCCGGTGCTTCGCCGTCGCCAAACGTGCTGACCACGAACAGTGCGTTGTTCGATTCACGCAAATCCTGCTCGCTGACATTCGCCAGCGGCTGCACTTTCACCGGCAGTCCGGCGGCCTGCAATTGGCCGGCGGTCTGCCACGCCAGTTGCTCGGCAAAACCACTCTGGCTGGCAAAACCGATCAGCCATGCCGAGGCACCGCCGGCCGGTTGCGCGAGGTCTTTGCGTGCGTCCTTGATCTGTTTCTTCTTGCGCCGACGATCGAGGTACAGCAGCCATCCGGTGATGAAGAACAACGGCATGCACACCGCTGCGAGCGTGATGATGATCCGCCCGACGAGACCGAAATAGCTGCCGACGTGCAGCGCATAAATACTGGTCAGCAGTTGCGCCTTGAAGCTCTTGTCGGCGTAGCGGTCAACGCGTTTGACGATGCCAGTGGCCGGGTCGAGGGTGATCTGGTTCAGCGCGCGATCATGCGGCGAGCTGTCGAGCAGGTAGAACACGGTCGCCGGTTGGCCCGCGACGGCCGGCATGCGGATGTTGTAGGCGGCCAGACCCGGACCGGCAGCGCTGTAGATGCTGCTCCACATCGCTGCGTAATCGGCGGTGGGCGCCGGACCTTCTGGCGCCGGACCGCGACCACCGCGCACGCGCTCGTTTTGCGGTGCATCGGAAAGCAGCTTGGTCAGGCCTTTGTTGTACCACTCGTACGACCACGACAACCCGGTCAGCGCCAGCAGCAGATACACCAGCAGACACCAGGTGCCGGCCACCGAATGCAGATCCCAGTTGAAGGCGCGGCCCTTTTTCTTCCAGTCGAGGGTCAGCCACACGCGCCAGCTGTTCCACTGGCGCGGCCAGCGCAAATACAGACCGGAGAGGCAGAAAAACAGCAGGATTAGCGTGCAGGCACCGGTGATATTGCGCCCGGTATCGCCCATGGCGAGGAAGCGGTGCAGTTGCAGCATCAGGCCGAAGAAATCCTGGCCGACGGCATCGCCCATGAACTCGCCGGTGTACGGATCGAAGTAGCGCATCTCACCGCGCCGCTCGCCTTTGGGCGGGGTGAAGAACACGCGCGCAGCGTTGCCGCTGTCGGTCTCGACCCAGAGCATCGAGACTTTTTTACCGGACGTGGCTTCGATGCGCTCGACCAGTTCGACCGGTGGCAAGACCCCGGCGACCTGTTTGTCTACCTGCAGAACCGACGGATTCATGGCCCGCAGGATTTCGTCCTGAAACGAATAGGCCGCGCCGGTGATGCCCATCAACGCCAGCACCAGGCCTGCGGTGATGCCAAAAAACCAGTGCAACTGGAACAGGGTTTTCTTCAACACGTCACTCGCCGTCCGTTCGAAAATTGTCTTCACGGCGCGCATTATGCCGTGGGTTATCGAGAAGCGTTCTTTATTACGCACAAAAGCCCCGTTCAATTGAATGAACGGGGCTTGCTCTTCTGTAGGAGCTGCCGAAGGCTGCGATCTTTTAATCTTTGTTTTTCAACATCAAAAGCAGAATCAAAAGATCGCAGCGTGCCGCAGCTCCTACAAGTTGTTTAGAAGTGGAAGTTGGTGCTCAACAGCGCCGTACGGCCCGCCGCCTGGTTGGCGAAGTGGGTCGAGAAGGCTTTGTCGTAGTAGGTTTCGTTGGTCAGGTTCTGCACGTTGAGTTGCAGGTCGACATTCTTGGTCAGCTTGTACGCCGCCATCGCGTCGTAGCGAACATACGAATCGACCATGGTGGTGTTGGCCACGCTGCCGTACACGTCGTCGACGTAGAACGCACCGCCACCGATGGTCAGCTTCGGCGTGACCTGATAAGTGGTCCACAGGCTGGCGCTGTTTTTCGGCGTGTTCGGCAGTTCGTTGCCGTTGTTGGCCTTGTTGGCCGGCAGGTCACCACCGTCAACCTGTTCGCTGTCCATGAATGCGTAACCGGCGAACACTTGCCACTTGTCGGTGATCTTGCCGCTGGCCGACAACTCGATACCTTGTACACGGGTCTTGCCGGCGTTTTCGTACGAGGTGGTGTCGACTTGCACACGCGCGTTTTCTTTCTCGGTGCGGAAGATGTCGGCGGTCAGCGACAGGCGATCATTGAGCAGATCCCACTTGGTGCCGATTTCATAGTTCTTGGTGGTTTCCGGCTCCATGTCGCTGCTCAGCAGGTTGCCGCTGCGATCCGGGGTGCCGCCCAGCGGGTTGCCTTCCTGACCTTCGCCCAGGGTGTTGCCCGGTGGCGTGGCCGAGGTGGCGAAGGAGGCGTAGATGCTGCCGTTTTCCGCAGGCTTGTAGACGACGCCGAACTGCCCGGTGACGAACTCGCTGGTGTCATCACCCTTGGACGTGGTGGTGCCGGCAGCGTTGTAGGTCTTGTAGTCGGTGTCGAAGTGGTCGTAACGCAGGCCCATGTTCACCAGCCACTGCTCGTTCAACTCCAGCGTATCGAACACATACAGCGCGTAGGTGTTGGCCTGGGTATCAGTGCCGGCGTAATTACGCGAGATCGCGCCGTTCCACGGATCGTTCGGATTCGGGTTCGACAGCGAGGTGCAGTTGTAGCCGCTCGAGGCGCCGATCATCGACGGGGTGCAGTTGGTGGTCGCGGCGCTGGTGCGCGGCGTGGTGTCGGTATTGACGTTGTACGAAGACTTCTGGCTTTCCTCACGGGTGTATTCAACGCCGGTGGAGAAGCTGTTCTTGAAGCCGGCGACGTAGAAGTTGCCGAACAGGTCAGTCTGGTTGGTGGTGGTCTCGGTGTTGCTTACGCGGGTATTCGCCCGGCGCCAGAGACTGCCATTGTTGACGTTGCCCTTGCTGTCGTCCGGCTGGGTCAGGATGTAATCCTGCATGCTGGTGCCATGGCGCAGGGTGTTCTTGATCGTCAGCGAGTCGCTCAGGTCATGTTCGATGGCGAAGGTCGCGGTGTCGGTGCGGCCCTTGCGGAAGTCGCGATCCAGACCGTAGAAATTGCTGTGATCGCCGCCGGCGTAGGGCTTGTCCGGGTTGGACTTGGTGCGTGCAGCCGAACCGCCGGCCGGGATGGTGTAAGGGATGCCCGAATCCGGCGTGTCGTTGCTTTCGAGATGGTAGTAATCGAGGTTGACGCGGGTGTCGGTGCCCAGGCCAAACGCCAGGGAAGGCGCGATGCCCCAGCGGTCGTAGTCGACTTTGTCGCGACCGGCGACGTTGCTCTCGTGGCTCATCAGGTTCAGACGGCCAGCCGCGGTGTCGCTGAACTGGTAGTTGCCGTCGAGGGTGTAACGCTGAGTCTGGTCGGAGCCCCAGGTGAAACCACCGTCGAACGAGTTACCCAGGTGCGCTTTCTTGCTCACCAGGTTGATGCTGCCGCCCGCTGCGCCACGACCGCCGATGGCGGAGTTCGGGCCCTTGCTGACTTCGATGTTTTCCACGGCGAAGATTTCGCGGCTCTGCGAACCGGTGTCGCGCACGCCGTCGAGGTAGGTGTCGCCCTGGGCGTCGAAACCGCGGATGAATGGACGGTCGCCCTGTGGGTTGCCGCCCTCACCGGCGCCGAAGGTGATGCCCGGCACGGTGCGCAGCGCGTCCTGCATGTTCAGGGCGCCGGTGTCTTTGAGCACCTGTTGCGGAATAACGGTGACCGAGCGCGGCGTGTCGACCAGCGGCGCGGTGTACTTGGGCGAGGAGGCTTTCTCGACCTGGTAGGACGTCGAGTCCTGGGCCTGGCCAGTGATCGAGGTGGCGTCCAGGGCGATGGCATTGCCGGCGGCTTTGCTGTCGGTTTTTTCCGCGGCGAAGACCATCTGGCCAGCGGAGCCGGCGGTGATTGCCACACCGATTGCAGAAGCGAGCAGGCGTGGTGAACTGACCGGTAATTGTGCGTGTTGACGTGCCATTTTTATTCCCCTCCCCAAGGATTTGAGGCGGCGGAATATAGGGTAAACAGGTATTCGTATCAATTGCGAAACATTGTTATTCGCACTGAATTTACATTCTTTACAATTTAACCTTACGGTTTTTGCCAGTTCATCCGTCTCTCGGGTTTTACACGGCCAATAAGAATCAATACCATTGCCGCCTCTTTGCCATCAGGTGACATCGCCATGCTGTTGCACATCCCCGGTCTGTTCGCAAAAGACGAAGTGCAGCGCATCCGCGAGGCGCTGGAGCAGGCCGATTGGGCCGATGGCAAGATCACCGCCGGCTTTCAATCGGCCAAGGCCAAGCACAATCTGCAACTGCCCGAAGGCCATCCGCTGGCGAAGGAGATCGGCGCGGCGATGCTTGAGCGGCTGTGGAAAAATCCACTGTTCATGTCCGCTGCGCTGCCGCACAAAGTGTTTCCGCCGTTGGTGAACTGTTACACGGCCGGTGGCAGTTTCGACTTCCACATCGACAACGCCGTGCGCCAGCCCAAGGGCAGCATCGAGCGCGTGCGCACTGATTTGTCGGCGACTCTGTTTTTCAGCGAGCCTGAGGATTACGACGGCGGCGAACTGGAAATCCAGGACACCTACGGTACTCAACAGGTGAAGTTGCCCGCCGGCGACATGGTGCTGTACCCGGGCACCAGCCTGCACAAGGTCAATGCGGTCACTCGCGGCGCGCGTTATGCGTCGTTCTTCTGGACGCAAAGTCTGGTGCGCGAAGACAGTCAGCGCGCGTTGCTGTTCGAGATGGACGGCGCGATTCAGCAACTTACCCATGACATGCCAGATCACCCGTCGCTGATCCGCCTCACCGGCACGTATCACAACTTGCTGCGTCGCTGGGTCGAGGTATGAGCTTTCAACTGCGTCGCGAGGAGGTCCTCGACGCCTCGGGGCTGGCGGCGATGCTCGAAGAAGGTCCGGCTCGGGCAGCGCAGGCAATTCTGCTCGCGGCGGGTGAGGGCGAAGTCGAAGCGCAGGCGTTGCTCGGGCAGATTCTTCTCGACGGCCGAGGCATCGCGCAGGATCAACCGCTGGCGCTGCGTTGGTTCGGCATCGCCGCTGGGCGCGGGCATCTGATGGCGCGCAACATGCTCGGTCGTTGTCATGAGCATGGTTGGGGCGTTGCGGCGGATGGGGCGATTGCCGCGCAGCATTATCAAATCGCAGCGGAAGCCGGACTGGATTGGGCGATGTACAACTTTGCCAATCTGCTGGCGACCGGGCGCGGTGTGGCGGTGGATCATCTTCAGGCGTTTACGCTGTATCGACGCGCGGCTGAACTGGGCCATGCGAAATCGATGAATCTGTTGGGGCGTTACCTGGAGGAAGGGCAGGTGTGCCCGGCGGATCCCTCGGCGGCTCGCGATTGGTATCGGCGTTCGGCTGAGGGCGGGGATTTTCGCGGGCAGTTCAGTTTTGCGGCGGTGTTGGCGGGTGAAGGGCGGATTGATGAGGCCGTCATGTGGCTTGAGAAAGCCTTGGCGGGAGGCAATCTGAATTTTCTGCGGGTGGCGAGTCAGACGCTTTCAAGTGCGACAGATCCCAGAATCCAAGGGATGGCTGCTCAGTTCGCGCATCGATGCACAGACTTGCAGCGCGTCTGAATTCGCAAGCCCTCACCCTAACCCTCTCCCAGAGGGAGAGGGGACTGACCGAGTTGATTGTTTGAGGTACACCGACTTGCGATACCGAGTCGAACTCAGGTTTTGAACTGCACTGGGTCGGCTCCCTTTCCCCCTCGCCCCCTTGGGGGAGAGGGCTGGGGTGAGGGGGATCGATATCGGCCCCACCACAGAAATCACGCCAAACACACATGTCTAGTCCTGAAATAGGTTTACACCTGTTTCACCCCAACGCCCGATGCACCGCATCGGGCGTTTTGTATTTTAAGGACAGGTGCGGGCGTTCCTGGTTGTAGATCAGGATCGCTTGTCGCACCATTTGCTCCGCTTGCGCCAAGTCTGTCGGCCGGTGGAGTAATAGTTCTGTTTTCAAGATGCCGTTGACCCGCTCTGCCAAGGCGTTTTGGTAGCAGTCGTAGCCATCCGTCATCGAACACGTGATGCCATGCTTGGCGTGGAGCTTTTGATACAGCGCCGAGCAGTACTGGACTCCTCGATCCGAGTGATGGACCAGTTTCTGACGTGTTCGACGTGCCTTTAACGCCATGCGTAAGGCTTGGGCCACCGAGTCGGCATGCAGGCTGCCATGCACGTGATAACCGACAATTTTTCTTGAGAAGGCATCTGTGACCAGGCTCAGGTAGACCGGATCGTCACGCTGGGTGGACAGGTAAGTAATATCGGCCACCCAGACCTGTTCCGGACCGGTTGCAACGACTTGCTGCGGACCTGGCTTTAGCAGATTGGGATGGCAGCGAAAGTGATGATGGCTGTCGGTCGTCTTGTGATAGGCCCGTTTCCTGCGAACCAACTGCCGGTGCTCGCGCAGCACTTCAAACAAGCGATCCCGGCCAACATGCAACTCAGGTTTCTCACGCTCCGCGTGCATCAATGACTGGAGCTTGCGTGCGCCAATGCAGGGTTGGCGCACTCGGATTGCCTGCACAAACTTGATGAGTTTCTGATCTTGATCGACTCGCGCCCGATAGACGCGATCACGCTTGTAAAAGGCTTGGCGACTGATCCCCATAAACTGGCAAGCCCTGCTGACACTCAGGGTTTGGGTTTGCGCAACGACTTGCCGGGCCGCTTTTTTACAATGGATACGCCGTAGTCATTCTTCAAGACATCAACCACATCTTCAAAGAATTTGGCTTTCTGATTTGCTAGTGCCAGTTGCTCCTCAAGCTCTTTGATTCTCTGCTCGGGGGTCAAAGGCAAAGTTGGCTCGTCCATCGGTCGAGTCCT
Encoded here:
- a CDS encoding alkaline phosphatase D family protein, which encodes MSDFNPGRRRVVQGIGAGLLMPGLAPAVIASVKDRPQLTDGVQSGDLQGDRAMIWSRSDRPAHMVVEWDTRSQFRHPRRLVSALADARTDFTARVELTGLPADQAIFYRVYFKDARTGVASEPWLGHLRSAPTARRNIRFVWSGDTVGQGFGINPDIGGMRIYEAMRLRLPDFFIHSGDTIYADGPVPAQLTTEGGRIWRNLTTEAKSKVAQTLDDYRGNYRYNLMDENIRRFNAEVPQIWQWDDHEVVNNWSPGKQLDERYQEKDIHTLVGRARKAWLEYSPMRLQAADGGGRIYRKLSYGPMLDVFVLDMRSYRGANDDNLGAAKAFLGREQLDWLKRGLKKSKAQWKVIAADMPIGLGVPDGEVSPGVPRWEAVANGDPGPAQGRELEVAELLGYLRAQQVRNFVFLTADVHYCAAHHYHPDRAAFQDFEPFWEFVAGPLNAGSFGPNPLDKTFGPEVVFEKAPAVQNSSPFAGFQFFGEVNIEGQSGEMSVVLRDLNGVAVFEKKLQPV
- the pfkB gene encoding 1-phosphofructokinase, translating into MAKILTLTLNPALDLTVELPRLEAGQVNRSDEMHTHAAGKGVNVAQVLADLGHQLTVSGFLGEDNLQAFETLFAKRGFVDAFIRVPGETRSNIKVAEQDGRITDINGPGPVVDAAAQQALLERLLQIAPGHDAVVVAGSLPRGVTAQWLRELIERLNQLGLKVALDSSGEALRAALQASPWLIKPNTEELADALGCDVVSHAAQAQAAARLHAQGIEHVVISHGADGVNWFSVGSALHATPPKVSVASTVGAGDSLLAGMLHGLLSADTPEQTLRTATAIAAMAVTQIGFGINDAAQLAQLEQGVRVRPLTEQ
- a CDS encoding PTS fructose-like transporter subunit IIB; translated protein: MKLAIVTACPNGMVTSVLCARLLDAAAQRQGWSTSVEVVDAAHPERELSAATIEAAEWVLLVATGAVDMTRFVGKRVFQIAPAQALQDVEAVLRRGAEEAEVYLASEVQPATEAPRAPRLVAITACPTGVAHTFMAAEALQQTAKRLGYDLQVETQGSVGAKTPLSAAAIADADVVLLAADIEVTTERFAGKKIYRCGTGIALKQSEATLKKALAEAVVENAAGDGKAPAKQEKTGVYKHLLTGVSFMLPMVVAGGLMIALSFVFGITAFKEEGTLAAALMQIGGETAFKLMVPLLAGYIAYSIADRPGLAPGMIGGLLASTLGAGFIGGIVAGFIAGYAAKAISRYVVLPQSLEALKPILIIPLFASLFTGLVMIYVVGKPVAGMLGALTHFLDSMGTTNAILLGVLLGGMMCVDLGGPINKAAYAFSVGLLASQSYAPMAATMAAGMVPPIGLGIATFIARRKFAQTEREAGKAALVLGLCFISEGAIPFAAKDPLRVIPASIAGGALTGALSMYFGCKLMAPHGGLFVLAIPNAINHALLYLLAIVAGSLLTAVVYATVKRPEAVELALEPAKA
- a CDS encoding sulfite reductase flavoprotein subunit alpha, which gives rise to MLKKTLFQLHWFFGITAGLVLALMGITGAAYSFQDEILRAMNPSVLQVDKQVAGVLPPVELVERIEATSGKKVSMLWVETDSGNAARVFFTPPKGERRGEMRYFDPYTGEFMGDAVGQDFFGLMLQLHRFLAMGDTGRNITGACTLILLFFCLSGLYLRWPRQWNSWRVWLTLDWKKKGRAFNWDLHSVAGTWCLLVYLLLALTGLSWSYEWYNKGLTKLLSDAPQNERVRGGRGPAPEGPAPTADYAAMWSSIYSAAGPGLAAYNIRMPAVAGQPATVFYLLDSSPHDRALNQITLDPATGIVKRVDRYADKSFKAQLLTSIYALHVGSYFGLVGRIIITLAAVCMPLFFITGWLLYLDRRRKKKQIKDARKDLAQPAGGASAWLIGFASQSGFAEQLAWQTAGQLQAAGLPVKVQPLANVSEQDLRESNNALFVVSTFGDGEAPDSARGFERKVLSKAATLDSLNYSVLGLGDRQYQHFCGFAKRLHQWLSEHGGKTLFAPVEVDSGDPYALRHWQTQLGLLTGQAPVDTWQAPSYDNWTLLRRELMNPDSSGSPVYLLGLSAPNTSSWLAGDLVEVLPRNCPWVIEHFLDGLGIRGETTVKINGLDEPLEVALASRQLPEHRAHLVGLHAQSLVDAMVPLAMREYSIASIAADGVLELIVRQEQHSDGSLGIGSGWLTEHAPVGGSISLRVRRNSGFHLPNAPLPMILIGNGTGLAGLRSLLKARIADGQQRQWLLFGERNREHDFLCRAELEEWLINGDLERLDLAFSRDQAEKVYVQDRLRESADELKKWLADGAVIYICGSLQGMASGVDQVLNDILGSAEVERLIEQGRYRRDVY
- a CDS encoding TonB-dependent siderophore receptor; this encodes MARQHAQLPVSSPRLLASAIGVAITAGSAGQMVFAAEKTDSKAAGNAIALDATSITGQAQDSTSYQVEKASSPKYTAPLVDTPRSVTVIPQQVLKDTGALNMQDALRTVPGITFGAGEGGNPQGDRPFIRGFDAQGDTYLDGVRDTGSQSREIFAVENIEVSKGPNSAIGGRGAAGGSINLVSKKAHLGNSFDGGFTWGSDQTQRYTLDGNYQFSDTAAGRLNLMSHESNVAGRDKVDYDRWGIAPSLAFGLGTDTRVNLDYYHLESNDTPDSGIPYTIPAGGSAARTKSNPDKPYAGGDHSNFYGLDRDFRKGRTDTATFAIEHDLSDSLTIKNTLRHGTSMQDYILTQPDDSKGNVNNGSLWRRANTRVSNTETTTNQTDLFGNFYVAGFKNSFSTGVEYTREESQKSSYNVNTDTTPRTSAATTNCTPSMIGASSGYNCTSLSNPNPNDPWNGAISRNYAGTDTQANTYALYVFDTLELNEQWLVNMGLRYDHFDTDYKTYNAAGTTTSKGDDTSEFVTGQFGVVYKPAENGSIYASFATSATPPGNTLGEGQEGNPLGGTPDRSGNLLSSDMEPETTKNYEIGTKWDLLNDRLSLTADIFRTEKENARVQVDTTSYENAGKTRVQGIELSASGKITDKWQVFAGYAFMDSEQVDGGDLPANKANNGNELPNTPKNSASLWTTYQVTPKLTIGGGAFYVDDVYGSVANTTMVDSYVRYDAMAAYKLTKNVDLQLNVQNLTNETYYDKAFSTHFANQAAGRTALLSTNFHF